The sequence AGACCCCGCCTTTTTGCGAATGAGTTGCATTTTCGTCTATGCAAGCCACGACGATGACGGTCGGGGGTCTCCTCACCTTGATTTGGAAAAAATTCGCTGCGAACCGGCTAGACGGACCGGATGATGACCAGGCCGGGAACGGGGCGCAGCGTGCGCAAGGGAAGCGTGCGGAGAATGGCGTTCAGGGCCGCATCCGGCCGGCTGATGTCCACGCTGCCGTCGAAGCGCAGGCCGGCGAGCGGGCGGTCCCACAGCACGATGCGGGCGGGGTGGTAGCGGTTGAGGTCCGCGATCACCGCGTCGAGCGTCTGTCCCTGGAAGACCAGCCGGCCGTGCCGCCACGCGTTCTCCACCGCCACGCCCTGGCTCAGCAGCGGGCCGGGACCATCGGGGCTGTAGGACCGGCTTTGCCCGGCGGCGATGGGAAGGGGGGGCTCCATCCCGGTGGTCAGGCTGGCCGTTCCGGACTCCACCGCCACCACCACGGAATCCAGGCAGCGGTGCACCACGAAGCTGGCGTCGGCGGTGGCGATCCGTCCCTCGGCGCAGGTGACGACGAAGGGGCGCCCCGGGTCGGGAGCGGTCACGAAATGCGCCCGCCCCCCGGTCAGACGGACGCGCCGTTCGCCGGCGGTGAACGCAATGGACAGCGCGCTGTCGGCGTCCAGGGTCAGGACCGAGCCGTCGTCCAGCGTCACCGTCCGCCGTTCGCCGATCCCGGTCGTCAGGCCGTCCGGCCAGCCGGTCAGGACGACCGCGCCGCCCAGCGCCGCGGCGCAGGCCGCCGCACCGCCGAGGGCGCCGACGGCCAGGAAACGGCGGCGCGTCGGCGCGGCGCGGCGTTCCCTGCGCGGATCGGGCACCCGGTCCAGATCGTCCCACAGCCCGGCGAGCCGGTCGTATTCGCGGCGGTGGGCCGGGTCCTGCGCCAGCCAGGCGTGAAAGGCGCGGCGGTCCGCCGCGTCGGCATCGCCCGACTCCATGCGCACGAACCACGCCAGGGCCGCGTCCCGCGGAGTCTCCCGAAAGTCCGGTTGGTCGCGCTCGCGCTCCATCAGAGCGCCAGCCGGTCGCGGCAATGGGCCAGGGCCTTCATGACATGCTTCTCCACCATGCTGCGCGAGATGCCAAGGCGCGCGGCGATGTCGGCATGGCTCAGCCCATCGAACTTGTGAAGCAGAAACACCTCACGGCAGCGTGGGGGCAGTTCGGCCAGCGCGTGGCTCAGCCGTTCCAGCCGCTGCTTGTGCTCCAGCGCCGCCTCGGCGTCCGGCTCGTCCAGAGGCTGGTCGAGCCCGAGCTCCGCCGGGGCGAAGCGGCGCCCCCGGCGGGTTTCCGCGCGAATCCGGTCCAGCGCGATGTTGTCGGCCATGCGGTACAGGTAGGAGCGCGGGTTGTCGATCTCCGGCAGCGCGGTCAGGCTGCGCAGGCGCAGGTAAGTGTCCTGCACGACGTCCTCGGCGAGGCACAGCGACCCCAGGCGCCGGGCCAGATGGCCCGTCATCTCCTCGTAATGGTCGAGCAGCAAACCCAGCAGGGAAGACCGGTCTCGTTCAGCCATGACCTCGGCAACACCCGTTCCCAGACCCGTGGAAGCCACTCCTAACCATGAATGCGAATCATTCGCAATCGGTAGATCGGCTGGAGAAAAAATCTTTGTCGGGAGGGGGTGAGGGGGTGGCCGGCGGCGGACGTCCTGTCGTCGGGAGGGTGTGTGACCGGACCGGACAAAGCCCGTTCGGCCGGCGGAAGCTCCGCCGCCCATGGTCCGGAGCGGGCGGCGACCGCCTCAGGGGGCCGTCGCCAGGGTGACCTTGTTCATGAAATTCTCGGGCTGCCCCTTCACCACCAGCGGGAAGGCGTCGGCGACGGCATCGATCAGCGGGTCGAGCCAGCTCTGCTCGGCCTTGGCGAAGTCGTGGAGCACATAGCCGCTGACCCGGTCCTTGTCGCCGGGATGGCCGATGCCCAGGCGGATGCGCCAGTACTCCTTGCCGAGATGCGCGTCGATGGAGCGCAGGCCGTTGTGCCCGCCGTGGCCGCCGCCCTTCTTGACGCGGAGCTTGCCGGGCGGCAGGTCCAGCTCGTCATGGATGACGACGACGTCCTCGGGCTTCATCTTGAAGAACTGGACGGCCGCGGTGACCGACTGGCCGGACAGGTTCATGAAGGTCAGCGGCTCCAGCGCGATCACCTTCTCGCCGCCGATCGTGCCCTCGGCGGTCTGGCCCTGGAAGCGCTTGCGCCAGGGGCCGAAGCCGTGGCGGCGGGCGATCTCCTCCACCGCCATGAAGCCGATGTTGTGCCGGTTGCGCGCGTATTCGGCGCCAGGGTTGCCCAATCCCACCAGCAGCAGCATGGCGCAGTCTCCTCATCTCGGAACGGCATAAGCCGGAAACGAAACAGGGGGCCGAAGCCCCCTGTCGCAAACCCCGAAGGCGGCTTCCGATCAGGAAGCGGCGGCCTCGGTGCCCTCGGCCTCTTCGGACTTCAGGCCCGACGGGGCGACGATCGTGGCGATCGTGAAGTCGCGGTCGGTGATCGTCGAGGTCACACCCTCCGGCAGCTTCACCGAGGAGATGTGGATCGAATCGCCGACGTCGTAGCCCTCGCAGGAGATCGTGATCTGCTCCGGGATGTTGCCGGCGGAGACGGTCACGTCCAGCTCGTGGCGGACGATGTTGAGCACGCCGCCGCGCTTCAGGCCCGGCGACTTCTCCTGGTCGACGAACTCGACCGGAACCTGCACGGTGGTGCGGGTGTCGGTGGAGACGCGCAGGAAGTCGACGTGCAGCGGGACGTCGGTGACCGGATGGAACTGCACGTCGCGCGGCAGGACCCGGTGGGTGGCGCCATCGACCGTGATGTCGAACAGGTGCGTGAAGAAGCCCGCCTGGTTCAGAATGCGGTTGAACGCAAACTTCTCCAGCGAAATCATGATGGGGGCCTGCTTGCCACCGTAGATCACGGCCGGGATACGGCCATCACGACGGGTCTGGCGGGCGGTCCCCTTGCCGGCCCGGTCGCGCGCTTCGGCGCTGAGCGGAACGATCTGCGTCATCGGAAGAACTCCTTGAACGGAAAAAAGCGCCAGCCTCCAGGGGTGCTGACGCGTGGGCGCGGTGATTAAGCCATACGGGGCACGGCGTCAAGGACAGAGTCCGGAAATCCCCGGATGGCGCCCATGAAAAAAGCCCTTCCCCCGCGAAGGGGAAGGGCTTTTCGCGTGCGGTCGGGCGCCGTTACGAGAACAGGCTCGACACCGAACGCTCCTCGCTGATGCGGGTGATCGCGTCGGCGAGCAGCGGGGCGATGGTGAGCTGGCGGATGTTGCGGGACACGCGCACGGCCTCGGTCGCCTGGATGCTGTCGGTGGTGACGAGCTGCTCCAGCGGCGACACGGCCACGCGGGCCACCGCACCGCCGGACAGCACGCCGTGGGTGCAGTAGGCGTGGACCGACTTCGCGCCAGCGTCCATCAGGGCGACCGCGGCGTTGCACAGCGTGCCGCCCGAATCCACGATGTCGTCGAGCAGGATGCAGCGGCGGTTCTTGACGTCGCCGATGATGTTCATCACCTCCGACACGCCGGCGCGCTCGCGCCGCTTGTCGATGATAGCGAGATCGGCATCCAGCCGCTTGGCCAGCGAGCGGGCGCGCACCACGCCGCCGACGTCGGGCGACACCATCGTCACCTCGCCGATGTCCTCGAAGGTCGCGCGGATGTCCTTCTCGAACACCGGGGCGGCCATCAGGTTGTCGGTCGGGATGTCGAAGAAGCCCTGGATCTGGCCCGCGTGCAGGTCCATGGTCAGCACGCGGTTGGCGCCGGCCTGGGTGATCAGGTTGGCGACCAGCTTGGCCGAGATCGGCGTGCGCGGGCCGGTCTTGCGATCCTGGCGCGCATAGCCGTAGTAGGGGAGGACCGCCGTGATGCGCCGGGCCGACCCGCGACGCAGGGCGTCGATGGTGACCAGCAGCTCCATCAGGTTGTCGTTGGCCGGGAACGACGTCGACTGGACCACGAACACGTCTTCGCCGCGCACGTTCTCCAGGATTTCGACGAACACCTCCATGTCCGAAAAACGGCGGATGCTCGCTTTGGTCAGCGGCACGCCGAGACAGGTGGAGATGGCCTCGGCCAGCGGACGGTTGCTGTTGCCGGCAAGCACCTTCATCGCAGTCGGCTCTCTCTGCAGGGAATAGGTTCCGGTGCGCCCGTCAGTCCCTTGCCGACGCCGCCCCTTGAAAACGCGGCGGACCATAACAAAGGGCCGCACCCATGTAAACGTTCCATGACGGGCGGTTCAAGACGCCGCAGCCAGCCGGCCCTGCGATTCCCGCATGGCGCAGGCTTGGCCGCAGGCGGTGGGAGAGGGCCGTCCGCTCATGGGGCGTCCGCGCATCACCGCACCGCGAATTTCGCAAGATGCGTTTTCATGGGCAGGTCGGCCTTCGCGAAATGGTCGAAGAACCAGAATTGCAGAAGCTCGTCCGCCTTGCCCTTCACGTAGGCGTACTCGAAGGCCGACTCCTCGGCGTCCACCTGCCCGATGATGTCGTCCAGCAGGGTGGCCAGCCGGCGGTGTTGCGCCCGGTGCTCTTCCAGATGAGGGTAGCGCATCGAGGCCTGGACCCGCTCCTCCCGCAGGAAATGACGGATCGAGACGCGGCGCAGCTCGCTCAGCAGGGCCAGCGCCGGCTTGCGTTCGGCCTCCTCGCCCGGCAGGGCGACGAAGCGGCGGATCAGCTCGTGCTGCATCCGGTGGTCGGCGTCCAGCCCGCCGTTGTCGAGCACCATCCGCGCGCTGCGCCAATCGCCCCGTCCGTCGCCGCTCCGCCCCTCGCTCCCCAGCGTATCCTCCCGGTGCGCGTTCATCGTCATGCCGGCGTCCCCCCTGCGGAATGCCCTTGCCCTGGAGATCCGATCTTACCCGAAATGGGTCGTATCGCAATCATTCAGAGGTAAGAACAATTTTCGGGCGGCGGATTTTCCGTGCGCGGTCAGCCCTGAAGGACGATGGCCGACAGGCCGCGCCCATAGTCCTTCTCGCCGCGCAGGCAGGACCGGCGGTAGCTGAAGAAGCGATCCTCCTCGACCACCGTGTCGTTGGGGCAGCGCTGGATGATCTCCACCCCGGTGTCGCCCAGGCGGCGGGTGATGTAGCCGGCCAGATCAAACAGGAAATGGTCCGGGCGGCGGGCGGGCGCGAAATAGTCGCGGTTGCGCGGGTCCTCGGCCAGGAAGGGGGCGGGGAATTCCGGCCCGACCTCGTAGGAGCGCTGGGCGATGCAGGGGCCGATGGCGGCGACGACGCGGTTGCGCTTGGCGCCCAGCTCCTCCATGCGCGCGATGGTCGCCTCCAGCACGCCGCCCTTGGCGCCCTTCCAGCCGGCGTGGGCGGCGCCGATGACGCGCGCCTTCTCGTCGGCGAACAGCACCGGGGCGCAGTCGGCGGTCAGGATGCCCAGCGCGATTCCCGGACGGTCGGTCGCCATGGCGTCGGCGTGGGGCGCCTGATCGGGCGTCCAGGGCTCGGTGACGGCGACGCAGGTCGGGCTGTGCACCTGATAGCAGGTGACGAGCCGCTCCGGCGGGACGTCCATGCGGGCCGCGGCGCGCGCGCGGTTCTCCGCCACGGCCGCGGGCGCGTCCCCGGACCCGAAGCCGACGTTCAGCGAGGCGTACAGCCCCGTCGAAACGCCGCCGGTGCGGGTGAAGAAGGCGTGTCGGATGTGGGTGATGTCGTTCAGCGCGCCAAGCGTAATCACGAACCCGTCCCTTTGCTGTCGCGGTCTCTTGTCAAGTTGCCGGATCCGGGCTTTCGAAGCCCGCCGGAGGCCCCAGGCCGGGGGAGGCGAGGGCCAACACCTTGAAGAGGGTGCCCATTTGGTCGGGCCCGATCAAGCGGGCCAATGCGGAGTCGATGTCCGCGGCCTGCTTCGCCGTGGCCCCGCGCTTCAGCGCGGCGGCGCGCGGCTGGATGCCCAGCCGGGCGAGCCAGTCGCCCTGGTCCACCGGCCCGAAGCCCTCCGCCCCGCCGTCGCGCGCGGCGGCGGCGATGGCGGCGAAGTCCACATGGGCGGTTAGGTCGGCCTCGCCCGGCGCGTCCAGCACGGGGGCGAAGGCGTGGCGGCGCAGCGCCTGGAGCGTGTCGCCGACCGCCGGCCCGCTGCGGTAGCCGTAGTCGATGACCAGCGCCGCCCCGGGGTGGATCGCCAGACGCTCCCCGATCAGCCGGGCCACCGCCTGGGAGGCCGGGGAGACCTCGACCACGCTGCCCTCCGGCGCGTCGCGCAGGGCCGGCGGGATCAGCCGGGCACCGGCGCTGCCGAAAGCCTCCAGGACGAAGCGGAAGCGGGGCGTGTCCGTCGATCCTGTGCTGTCGAGGTCGATCAGCCGCTCGAACCAGCCGTGGTTGGTCTTCTGGATCTGGCGGATGGGCAGGGCGTCGAAGAACTCGTTGGCGAGGATCAGGGTCGGGCCTTCGGGCACGTCCTCCAGCTGGTCGTGCCACGCGACCGGAATGCCGGCCAGGGTTTCCTTCTGGCGGGCGCGCAGCGTCGGGCTGGTCTCCACGAGATGGACCTGCGCGGCCTCGCGGAAGGCGGGGACGAGCGCGGCGGCGCGCAGCGCGTCCTGCATCAGCGTGCCGCGGCCCGGCCCCAGCTCCACCAGATGGAAGGGGGTAGGGCCGCCCAGCCGCGCCCAGGTGTCGACGCACCACAGCCCGGCCAGCTCGCCGAACATCTGGCTGATTTCCGGCGCGGTGGTGAAGTCGCCGGACACGCCGAAGGGGTCCTGGCGCATGTAGTAGCCGAAGCGCGGATGCCCCAGCGCTTCCGCCATGAAGGCGGCGACCGACAGCGGCCCGTCCATCAGGATGCGGCGGGCGAGGTGGTGGGCGAGGCTGTCCGGGGCATCACTCATGACGGGACCTTCCGAACTCAGACGGCGGCGGGGCGGCGGCGGGCCTGGGCGACCAGCCACGCACCGAACAGAACCATCGGCACCGACAGAAGTTGTCCCATCGTCGCCCCGGCGTAGAGGAAGCCGAGCTGCGCGTCCGGCTCGCGGAAGAACTCCGCGATGATTCGCGACAGGCCGTAGCCGATGAAGAAGATGCCCGCCGTCATGCCGGCCCGCCCGCGCACGGCGGGCATCCGCACCAGGATGGCCAGCAGGACGAAGAGGACCGCCCCCTCCAGGAAGGCCTCGTAGAGCTGGCTGGGGTGCCGCGGCACCTGCAGCGGATCGCGCGGGAACACCACCGCCCAGGACACCTCGGGCGCCGGGCGGCCGTACAGCTCGCCGTTGATGAAGTTGGCGATGCGGCCGAAGAACAGCCCGATGGGGGCCGCCGCGGCGATCAGGTCGCCGAAGGCCAGCGGCGACAGGCCGCGCTTCCAGCAGAACAGCAGGATCGCGCCCAGGACGCCGATCAGCCCGCCGTGGAAGGACATGCCGCCGTGCCAGACCATCAGCGCGTCGAGCGGATTCTGCAGGTAGAAGGGCAGGTTGTAGAACAGCACGTAGCCGATCCGCCCGCCCAGGATGACGCCGACCACGGCCCAGGTCAGGAAGTCGTCGTAATCCTCCGCCGAGGGGCGGCCCGGCGTGCCGCGGGCCAGCGCCAGGCAGTAGCGCCAGCCGAGCACGAAGCCCGCCAGATAGGCCAGCGCGTACCAGCGGATGACGATCGGCCCGAGTTCGAACGCCACGGGGTCGATGGCGGGGAAGGCGATGGCGAGCATGCGCGGCGGGTGCCTTATGTTGTTTGGGCGTTTCCCAGGTCGGGGGAGGCGGAACCGTCAGCGGTAGGGATCGGGCTGCGACAGGAAATCCTGGACGTAGCGGCGCACGCCCTCCTCCAGCTCGGTGAAGGGCCGGTCGAAGCCGGCGGCGCGCAGGCGCTCGGTGCGGGCCTCGGTGAAATACTGGTACTTGCCCTGAAGCTCGGCCGGCATGTCGAAATACTCGACGCGCGGCTCCATCCCCAGGGCCGCGAAGGTGGCGAGGGCCAGATCCTTGAAGCTGCGGGCCTTGCCGGTGCCGACGTTGAACAGCCCGCTGACCTGCGGGTTGTCGTAGAGCCAGAGCATCACGGCCACGCAGTCGTCCACGAAGATGAAGTCGCGGAGCTGGCCGCCGTCCTCGAACTCCGGGCGGTGCGACTTGAACAGGCGCGCCGGCTCCCCGGCCTTCAGCTTGGGGTGCAGCTTGGCGACGACGCTCATCATGTCGTCCTTGTGCCGCTCGTTCGGGCCGTAGACGTTGAAGAACTTCAGGCCCGCCCACTGCGGCGGCACGATGTCGCCCTCCGCCACCACGCGGGCGACGCGACGGTCGATCAGATGCTTGGACCAGCCATAGGCGTTGAGCGGGCGCAGGGCCGCCAGCGCGTCCGGCGACCCGTCGTCGTCGAAGCCGGCGGAGCCGTCGCCGTAGGTCGCGGCGGAGGAGGCGTAGATCAGCCGCGCGCCCCGCCAGGAGGACCAGCGCCACAGGTCCAGCGTCAGCGCCACGTTGTTGGCGACGATCCGGTCCACGTCGCGCTCCGTCGTCGCCGAGATGGCGCCGAGGTGGAAGATGACGTCGATCTCGGCGGCGTGCTGGTCGAGAAACGCCAGCGCGTTCTCCGGAGCGACGAGGGTGGCGAGTTCCCGCTTGGCGAGGTTCTGCCACTTCTCCCCGTCGCCGAAGCGGTCGATCACCGCGACGTTGGTGATCCCGCGCGCGGCCAGGGCCGCCACGAGGTTCGAGCCGATGAAACCGGCCCCACCGGTGACCACGATCATGCGCTTTTCCTTGCCGCCGGACCGAAAGAAAGGACGAGCGTCCTTATAGGGAACGGGGGGCGGAGCCGCAAGGTGGGGTGGGGCGTATGGCCACCCTGCGGTTCCGGAAGGGCGCGCGGCCGCTCATGCGCCCTTGCGCCGCGCCTCCTCCTCGTCGAGCAGGGCCTTGCGCGACAGCTTGCCGATCATCGTCTTGGGCAACTCGCCGCGGAACTCGACCGCCTTGGGCATCTCGATGGGGGAGAGCTTGTCCTTGAGGAAGTCGATCAGTTCCTCGCGCGTCAGGGTCTTGCCGTCGTCGACGCGGATGTAGGCCTTCACCGTCTGGCCGCGGTACTCGTCGGGCAGACCGGCGACCACGCATTCCGCGACGGCGGGGTGCAGGTAGATCGCCTCCTCGACGTTGCGCGGGTAGACGTTGAAGCCGCTGCACAGGATCATGTCCTTGATGCGGTCGACGATGTGGGTGTAGCCGTCCTCGTCCATGTAGCCGACGTCGCCGGTGTGCAGGCGCCCGTCCACCAGGGTCAGCGCCGTTTCCGACGGCTTGTTCCAATAGCCCTTCATCACCTGCGGGCCGCGGATGCACACCTCGCCCTTCTCGCCGACGGGCAGGACCCGGCGCGGCTCCTCCAGGCTGACGATCTCGATCAGCGTGCCGGGCAGGGGCAGGCCGATGGAGCCCGCCTTGTTCAGCCCGGTCACCGGATTGGCCGTGGCGACCGGCGAGGACTCGGACAGGCCGTAGCCCTCCACCAGGACGCAGCCGGTGTTCCGCTCGAACGCCTCCTTCACCTCCACCGGCAGGGGCGCGCCGCCCGACAGGCAGTAGCGGATCGAGGAGAGGTCGTACTTCTCCAGATGCCTGTGGTGGTTGATCGCCGTGTAGATGGTCGGCACCGCCGGAAACAGCGTCGGCTTCTTGGTGTGGATGGTCTCCATCACCTGGTCCAGCTCGAAGCGGGGCAGCATGACGATCTCCGCCCCGATGCGGATGCTGAAATTCATCACCACGGTCATGGCGAAGACGTGGAAGAAGGGCAGCACGCCCAGCATCCGTTCCTCCCCCTCCCGCGCGCCGACGAACCACAGGCTGCACTGCTCGGTGTTGGCGAACAGGTTGGCGTGGGTCAGCATGGCGCCCTTCGGCACGCCGGTGGTCCCGCCGGTGTATTGCAGCACCGCCACGTCCTCCGCCGGGTCGATGGCGACCGGCTTCGGGGCGCCGTCGTTGGCGATGAGGCGGCGGAAGGACAGGTGGCGGTCGTCCGCGGGGATGCGCGCGACCTCCGCCCGTTTGACGATGGGGAACAGCCAGTTCTTGGGGAAGGGCAGGATGTCGGCCATCGGGCAGATCACCAACCGCTTCAGCCCCGATTCGGCGAGCATCCGGGCCATCTTGCCGTACAGCACCTTGAGGTCGAGCGTGACCATCAGCTCGACGCCGCTGTCGGTGATCTGGTGGTGCAGCTCCCGCTCGGCGTAGAGGGGGTTGAAGTTCACCACCGTTCCGCCGGCCTTCAGGACCGCGAAGTAGCAGATCACGTAATAGGGCGTGTTGGGCAGGAACAGCCCGACGCGCACGCCCTTGCCGACGCCGATCGCCTGAAATCCGCGGGCGGCGCGGTCCACCATCCGCGCCACCTCCCCATAGGTCGAGCGCTTGCCCATGAAGTCGAGGAAGGGACGCTCGGCGAAACGGGCCGCCGCGTCCTCCAGCAGCGCGGTCAGCGGTTTCACCGGGATCGGCGCGTTCCAGTCCACGTCGGGCGGGTAGCCCAGGGTCCAGCTCTGGTCCGGCAATCTGCGGGCCGCATCCCCCATCATCGTTTTCCCTCCCATGTTCGGTTCTTGTTCGGCCCCGGTGCCCGTTCGGGCTTGTTCGACTCATGTTCGAGGGCCTTTGGCGCATTGTAGCCTTTTTCGTAACCCGTCATTCGGAGAAATGGTCCCTGCGACGGTCCCGCCGCCAGAGGCAAACGGCGGGTGTGAAGAAAAAATTACGCTGGAACCCCTATTTTCTGTGTGGCTAAATTCACGCTTGGCGGACGATCCGGCGATGCCGGGCGGCGCCGAACCCGTTCACCGCGCCGGGCGCCTCGACCGAAAGGTTCGAACTCGTGTCTACAGCCGACTCTCACTCCAGCGGCGCCCCGGGCGTCCCTTTCCCGGACGAGGGCGTCCAGGTCCGGGTCCTGATGAAATGGTTCGATCCGGTCAAGGGCTTCGGCTTCGCGGCTCCGCAGGATGGGACGGCCGACGCCTTCCTGCACATCTCTGTTCTGAGCCGGGCCGGGTTGCACGAAATCGGCGAGGGGGCGGAGCTTCTGTGCCGGGTGGTTCCGGGGGCCAAGGGGCCGCAGGTGGCCGACGTCCTGGAGGTGCTGAGCACCGGCACCCCCGCCGAAATCCGCAGCGCCCGCCCCGCCGCGGCGTCCGGACCCGAGGAGGAACTGACGGG is a genomic window of Azospirillum formosense containing:
- a CDS encoding FecR domain-containing protein; this encodes MPRPAGALMERERDQPDFRETPRDAALAWFVRMESGDADAADRRAFHAWLAQDPAHRREYDRLAGLWDDLDRVPDPRRERRAAPTRRRFLAVGALGGAAACAAALGGAVVLTGWPDGLTTGIGERRTVTLDDGSVLTLDADSALSIAFTAGERRVRLTGGRAHFVTAPDPGRPFVVTCAEGRIATADASFVVHRCLDSVVVAVESGTASLTTGMEPPLPIAAGQSRSYSPDGPGPLLSQGVAVENAWRHGRLVFQGQTLDAVIADLNRYHPARIVLWDRPLAGLRFDGSVDISRPDAALNAILRTLPLRTLRPVPGLVIIRSV
- a CDS encoding sigma-70 family RNA polymerase sigma factor, with the translated sequence MAERDRSSLLGLLLDHYEEMTGHLARRLGSLCLAEDVVQDTYLRLRSLTALPEIDNPRSYLYRMADNIALDRIRAETRRGRRFAPAELGLDQPLDEPDAEAALEHKQRLERLSHALAELPPRCREVFLLHKFDGLSHADIAARLGISRSMVEKHVMKALAHCRDRLAL
- the pth gene encoding aminoacyl-tRNA hydrolase, yielding MLLLVGLGNPGAEYARNRHNIGFMAVEEIARRHGFGPWRKRFQGQTAEGTIGGEKVIALEPLTFMNLSGQSVTAAVQFFKMKPEDVVVIHDELDLPPGKLRVKKGGGHGGHNGLRSIDAHLGKEYWRIRLGIGHPGDKDRVSGYVLHDFAKAEQSWLDPLIDAVADAFPLVVKGQPENFMNKVTLATAP
- a CDS encoding 50S ribosomal protein L25/general stress protein Ctc; this encodes MTQIVPLSAEARDRAGKGTARQTRRDGRIPAVIYGGKQAPIMISLEKFAFNRILNQAGFFTHLFDITVDGATHRVLPRDVQFHPVTDVPLHVDFLRVSTDTRTTVQVPVEFVDQEKSPGLKRGGVLNIVRHELDVTVSAGNIPEQITISCEGYDVGDSIHISSVKLPEGVTSTITDRDFTIATIVAPSGLKSEEAEGTEAAAS
- a CDS encoding ribose-phosphate pyrophosphokinase, with the translated sequence MKVLAGNSNRPLAEAISTCLGVPLTKASIRRFSDMEVFVEILENVRGEDVFVVQSTSFPANDNLMELLVTIDALRRGSARRITAVLPYYGYARQDRKTGPRTPISAKLVANLITQAGANRVLTMDLHAGQIQGFFDIPTDNLMAAPVFEKDIRATFEDIGEVTMVSPDVGGVVRARSLAKRLDADLAIIDKRRERAGVSEVMNIIGDVKNRRCILLDDIVDSGGTLCNAAVALMDAGAKSVHAYCTHGVLSGGAVARVAVSPLEQLVTTDSIQATEAVRVSRNIRQLTIAPLLADAITRISEERSVSSLFS
- a CDS encoding hemerythrin family protein gives rise to the protein MTMNAHREDTLGSEGRSGDGRGDWRSARMVLDNGGLDADHRMQHELIRRFVALPGEEAERKPALALLSELRRVSIRHFLREERVQASMRYPHLEEHRAQHRRLATLLDDIIGQVDAEESAFEYAYVKGKADELLQFWFFDHFAKADLPMKTHLAKFAVR
- the pgeF gene encoding peptidoglycan editing factor PgeF — encoded protein: MITLGALNDITHIRHAFFTRTGGVSTGLYASLNVGFGSGDAPAAVAENRARAAARMDVPPERLVTCYQVHSPTCVAVTEPWTPDQAPHADAMATDRPGIALGILTADCAPVLFADEKARVIGAAHAGWKGAKGGVLEATIARMEELGAKRNRVVAAIGPCIAQRSYEVGPEFPAPFLAEDPRNRDYFAPARRPDHFLFDLAGYITRRLGDTGVEIIQRCPNDTVVEEDRFFSYRRSCLRGEKDYGRGLSAIVLQG
- a CDS encoding SAM-dependent methyltransferase, giving the protein MSDAPDSLAHHLARRILMDGPLSVAAFMAEALGHPRFGYYMRQDPFGVSGDFTTAPEISQMFGELAGLWCVDTWARLGGPTPFHLVELGPGRGTLMQDALRAAALVPAFREAAQVHLVETSPTLRARQKETLAGIPVAWHDQLEDVPEGPTLILANEFFDALPIRQIQKTNHGWFERLIDLDSTGSTDTPRFRFVLEAFGSAGARLIPPALRDAPEGSVVEVSPASQAVARLIGERLAIHPGAALVIDYGYRSGPAVGDTLQALRRHAFAPVLDAPGEADLTAHVDFAAIAAAARDGGAEGFGPVDQGDWLARLGIQPRAAALKRGATAKQAADIDSALARLIGPDQMGTLFKVLALASPGLGPPAGFESPDPAT
- the lgt gene encoding prolipoprotein diacylglyceryl transferase, whose product is MLAIAFPAIDPVAFELGPIVIRWYALAYLAGFVLGWRYCLALARGTPGRPSAEDYDDFLTWAVVGVILGGRIGYVLFYNLPFYLQNPLDALMVWHGGMSFHGGLIGVLGAILLFCWKRGLSPLAFGDLIAAAAPIGLFFGRIANFINGELYGRPAPEVSWAVVFPRDPLQVPRHPSQLYEAFLEGAVLFVLLAILVRMPAVRGRAGMTAGIFFIGYGLSRIIAEFFREPDAQLGFLYAGATMGQLLSVPMVLFGAWLVAQARRRPAAV
- the rfaD gene encoding ADP-glyceromanno-heptose 6-epimerase, whose product is MIVVTGGAGFIGSNLVAALAARGITNVAVIDRFGDGEKWQNLAKRELATLVAPENALAFLDQHAAEIDVIFHLGAISATTERDVDRIVANNVALTLDLWRWSSWRGARLIYASSAATYGDGSAGFDDDGSPDALAALRPLNAYGWSKHLIDRRVARVVAEGDIVPPQWAGLKFFNVYGPNERHKDDMMSVVAKLHPKLKAGEPARLFKSHRPEFEDGGQLRDFIFVDDCVAVMLWLYDNPQVSGLFNVGTGKARSFKDLALATFAALGMEPRVEYFDMPAELQGKYQYFTEARTERLRAAGFDRPFTELEEGVRRYVQDFLSQPDPYR
- a CDS encoding long-chain fatty acid--CoA ligase; amino-acid sequence: MGDAARRLPDQSWTLGYPPDVDWNAPIPVKPLTALLEDAAARFAERPFLDFMGKRSTYGEVARMVDRAARGFQAIGVGKGVRVGLFLPNTPYYVICYFAVLKAGGTVVNFNPLYAERELHHQITDSGVELMVTLDLKVLYGKMARMLAESGLKRLVICPMADILPFPKNWLFPIVKRAEVARIPADDRHLSFRRLIANDGAPKPVAIDPAEDVAVLQYTGGTTGVPKGAMLTHANLFANTEQCSLWFVGAREGEERMLGVLPFFHVFAMTVVMNFSIRIGAEIVMLPRFELDQVMETIHTKKPTLFPAVPTIYTAINHHRHLEKYDLSSIRYCLSGGAPLPVEVKEAFERNTGCVLVEGYGLSESSPVATANPVTGLNKAGSIGLPLPGTLIEIVSLEEPRRVLPVGEKGEVCIRGPQVMKGYWNKPSETALTLVDGRLHTGDVGYMDEDGYTHIVDRIKDMILCSGFNVYPRNVEEAIYLHPAVAECVVAGLPDEYRGQTVKAYIRVDDGKTLTREELIDFLKDKLSPIEMPKAVEFRGELPKTMIGKLSRKALLDEEEARRKGA
- a CDS encoding cold shock domain-containing protein translates to MKWFDPVKGFGFAAPQDGTADAFLHISVLSRAGLHEIGEGAELLCRVVPGAKGPQVADVLEVLSTGTPAEIRSARPAAASGPEEELTGTVKWFKPEQGFGFVTADDGAKDVFVHKSVLRRCNLTGLDSGQRVLLRARAAPKGREASWVVLL